The following coding sequences lie in one Veillonellaceae bacterium genomic window:
- a CDS encoding response regulator, with protein MIKVLIVEDDPMVAELNRRYLERLNGFTLAAVASSGDQALSYLASNDVDLILLDIFMPNINGLDFLSSLRAQHYGIDVILVTAARDKQSLQEALRHGAVDYLIKPFEFERFKSALVAFKQRHDFIEHQSHIDQTLLDKHLFNQHSRDKSNEFPKGLDQQTMQKVCKCISEYHDDFTAETMADIVGISQVSMRKYLKYLTSVDLLSVNVYYGSVGRPISKYRCTSKKIMPFSGK; from the coding sequence ATGATTAAAGTACTTATTGTCGAAGATGACCCAATGGTTGCAGAATTAAACCGCCGATACCTGGAGAGGTTAAATGGATTTACACTGGCTGCCGTAGCCAGCAGTGGTGACCAAGCATTGTCGTATCTTGCTAGTAATGACGTTGATTTGATTTTACTTGATATTTTTATGCCGAATATTAATGGCTTAGATTTCTTGTCATCCCTTCGCGCTCAGCATTACGGAATTGACGTTATCTTAGTTACAGCAGCAAGGGACAAGCAATCCTTGCAGGAGGCTTTGCGACATGGGGCAGTCGATTATTTAATAAAACCGTTCGAATTTGAAAGATTTAAATCGGCATTGGTGGCCTTTAAACAAAGGCATGACTTTATCGAACATCAGTCACATATTGATCAAACATTACTTGATAAGCACTTATTTAACCAGCATAGCCGGGATAAAAGCAACGAATTCCCCAAAGGACTCGATCAACAAACTATGCAGAAAGTCTGTAAATGCATTTCTGAGTACCACGATGATTTTACAGCAGAAACAATGGCTGATATAGTTGGCATATCTCAGGTATCAATGCGAAAATATTTAAAATACTTAACATCGGTTGATCTGTTAAGTGTTAATGTATATTACGGCTCAGTAGGTCGACCAATATCTAAATATCGCTGCACTAGCAAGAAAATAATGCCTTTTTCTGGTAAGTGA
- a CDS encoding 3-methyl-2-oxobutanoate dehydrogenase subunit VorB, whose translation MAEKVLMKGNEAIGEAAIVAGCRHYFGYPITPQTELTEYMSRRMPQIDGVFVQAESEVAAINMVYGAAGAGARVMTSSSSPGISLKQEGISYIAGAELPCVIVNMMRGGPGLGSIQPAQGDYFQATKGGGHGDYHSIVLAPNSVQELVDITILAFDLADQYRNPVIVLGDGALGQMMEPAEFTPAKTKKIDKPWAATGLRGRNKPNIINSLYLKPEALEQHNIHLQQKYSLIKANEIRYETIRTEDAELVLVAYGITSRIARSAMEKARSEGIKVGLFRPISLWPFPEQQLAEASKNASELLTLELSAGQMIEDVRLAVGGVKPVHFYGRTGGVMPNPQEIYQQIVKIINARGGK comes from the coding sequence GTGGCAGAAAAGGTATTAATGAAAGGCAATGAGGCCATTGGGGAAGCAGCTATAGTTGCTGGGTGTCGCCATTATTTTGGTTATCCCATTACGCCGCAAACAGAATTGACCGAGTATATGTCGAGACGTATGCCCCAAATTGATGGTGTATTCGTACAAGCTGAAAGTGAAGTTGCAGCTATCAATATGGTATATGGCGCTGCTGGAGCTGGGGCTAGGGTTATGACTTCTTCTTCCAGCCCTGGAATTAGCTTAAAACAAGAAGGGATATCTTATATTGCCGGAGCTGAACTTCCCTGTGTCATCGTAAATATGATGCGAGGGGGACCTGGCCTGGGAAGCATTCAGCCCGCCCAAGGTGATTATTTTCAAGCAACTAAAGGCGGCGGACATGGTGATTATCATAGCATAGTACTCGCACCTAATTCAGTTCAAGAACTTGTTGATATAACGATATTAGCATTTGATTTAGCTGACCAATATCGTAACCCAGTAATAGTTTTAGGAGACGGCGCATTAGGGCAAATGATGGAGCCGGCAGAGTTCACTCCAGCTAAAACTAAAAAAATCGATAAACCTTGGGCCGCTACTGGGCTTAGAGGACGTAATAAACCTAACATTATTAATTCCTTATATCTAAAACCGGAAGCTTTAGAGCAACATAATATCCATTTACAACAAAAATATTCTTTAATAAAAGCGAATGAAATTCGCTATGAAACTATCAGAACTGAAGATGCTGAACTGGTCCTTGTCGCCTATGGGATTACCTCACGCATTGCTAGATCTGCGATGGAAAAAGCGCGCTCGGAAGGAATAAAAGTTGGTCTATTCCGGCCTATATCGTTGTGGCCATTCCCTGAACAGCAGTTGGCAGAGGCCTCAAAAAATGCGTCTGAGCTCTTGACTTTAGAATTGAGTGCTGGTCAAATGATTGAGGATGTTAGATTGGCTGTCGGCGGTGTTAAGCCGGTTCATTTCTATGGACGTACTGGCGGCGTGATGCCTAACCCACAAGAAATTTATCAACAAATTGTAAAAATCATAAATGCTAGGGGGGGCAAATAA
- a CDS encoding patatin-like phospholipase family protein, whose product MRVKINGKQSNRNKVGLALSGGGIRGTAHIGVIKALIENKIPINFISGTSAGSIVAAMYACGYTPRQMENIIEQIDIQKLIDLKVTIPDLIKHGAKWMMSGMFRFWSVLPAGLIKGDKIEHFLGQFFKNRTVRDTQVPIAITAVDINSADTVFFTTPIPGSRAILNARYYHNTLLTEAVRSSISIPGIFFPKKYRGMTLVDGAVKNNLPTDILKHMGAEIIIAVDLGYAGQETYNIKSVGEILIQCIEIMGREVTLLKAEQYADVIIRPAVDDINFKDFVVKAPTCIKLGERATIEKLSEIRRLLDR is encoded by the coding sequence ATGCGGGTCAAAATAAATGGAAAGCAATCCAACAGAAATAAAGTCGGCTTAGCGCTTAGTGGTGGCGGAATAAGAGGAACAGCTCATATCGGTGTTATTAAAGCACTAATAGAAAATAAGATTCCAATTAATTTTATTTCGGGAACTAGTGCTGGTTCAATAGTAGCAGCGATGTATGCATGCGGATATACACCCCGCCAGATGGAAAATATAATTGAGCAAATAGATATTCAAAAATTAATTGATTTGAAAGTTACTATACCAGACTTAATAAAACATGGCGCTAAATGGATGATGAGCGGTATGTTTAGATTTTGGTCAGTCTTGCCTGCAGGCTTGATAAAAGGTGATAAAATTGAGCATTTCTTGGGTCAGTTTTTTAAAAATAGAACAGTCCGTGATACTCAGGTTCCTATTGCAATAACTGCCGTTGATATCAATTCTGCTGACACTGTTTTTTTTACTACACCTATTCCAGGCAGTCGTGCTATTCTAAATGCAAGATATTATCATAATACCTTGCTAACAGAAGCAGTTCGATCAAGTATTTCAATACCAGGCATTTTTTTTCCTAAAAAATATCGTGGGATGACCTTAGTTGATGGAGCAGTAAAGAACAATCTGCCAACCGATATTCTCAAGCATATGGGGGCTGAAATAATAATAGCGGTAGATTTAGGATATGCTGGCCAGGAAACTTATAATATAAAATCAGTAGGCGAAATACTTATTCAATGTATAGAAATAATGGGGAGAGAGGTTACGCTTCTGAAGGCTGAGCAGTATGCCGATGTTATTATTAGGCCAGCTGTTGACGATATCAACTTTAAGGATTTTGTTGTTAAAGCGCCAACTTGTATAAAGCTTGGAGAAAGGGCGACTATAGAGAAACTAAGCGAGATTAGACGATTATTAGATAGATAA
- a CDS encoding 2-hydroxymuconate tautomerase family protein: MPIVQIDMLEGRTVDQRRELVKRVTEAISESANCPPSAVTIIIREMDKEHLGQGGVLRADQ, encoded by the coding sequence ATGCCAATAGTTCAAATTGATATGTTAGAGGGACGCACTGTCGATCAAAGAAGAGAGTTAGTAAAAAGAGTTACCGAGGCAATATCTGAATCTGCTAATTGTCCACCCAGTGCCGTTACCATAATAATCCGCGAAATGGATAAAGAACATCTTGGTCAGGGCGGCGTACTACGTGCTGACCAATAG
- a CDS encoding ASCH domain-containing protein, translated as MRALNFYSSNYHNQLVCRRKTCTIRRGDKSEKYQEGDIVWVTVGKRFAQRKKIFTAVIDRVLVKQVSQLTKEDLQGENPDITNIDDLVVFLKSIYEKTFTPTDLVTVVYFSEIIE; from the coding sequence ATGCGCGCATTGAACTTTTACTCATCTAATTATCACAATCAACTTGTGTGTCGTCGTAAGACTTGTACAATCCGTCGGGGTGACAAATCAGAAAAATATCAGGAAGGCGATATTGTATGGGTTACGGTTGGTAAGAGGTTTGCCCAAAGGAAGAAAATATTCACTGCTGTTATCGATAGGGTATTAGTTAAACAAGTTTCTCAGCTTACTAAAGAGGATTTACAAGGCGAGAACCCAGATATTACTAATATTGATGATTTAGTGGTTTTCCTAAAATCTATATATGAGAAAACTTTTACGCCGACTGATCTAGTAACGGTCGTCTATTTCTCGGAGATTATTGAATAG
- a CDS encoding ferritin-like domain-containing protein, producing the protein MVHRALTQKEQSYLQDALEMENLCIAKYNVYSDQCQDEALKEMLFNISKNKRDHANAIKDLLNHSQQGYQ; encoded by the coding sequence TTGGTACATAGGGCCTTAACACAAAAAGAGCAGTCCTACCTGCAAGATGCATTAGAAATGGAAAACCTATGCATCGCAAAATATAATGTCTATTCCGATCAATGTCAAGATGAAGCGCTAAAAGAAATGTTATTTAATATCTCCAAAAATAAACGCGACCATGCCAATGCAATTAAGGATTTATTAAACCATTCGCAGCAAGGCTATCAATAA
- a CDS encoding spore coat protein has product MVYTKRYMGTSKNRLSDRDILLDVLMTEKHMSQVYDTAIMESTNNPILELFERMQHDEHENARTIFNAMQERRWYSANQSNEKHNPRQKTPYTNKFSSDYAVTSGSQNFGSRLHQ; this is encoded by the coding sequence ATGGTATACACTAAACGATATATGGGTACAAGTAAAAACCGTTTGTCGGATCGCGACATTTTGCTAGATGTACTTATGACAGAAAAACACATGTCGCAAGTATATGATACAGCAATTATGGAATCGACGAATAATCCTATTCTCGAATTGTTTGAAAGAATGCAGCATGATGAACACGAAAATGCGCGGACAATATTTAATGCTATGCAAGAACGCCGCTGGTATAGTGCCAATCAAAGCAACGAAAAGCACAACCCTCGACAGAAGACACCTTATACAAACAAATTTAGTAGTGATTACGCAGTAACTAGCGGATCACAAAATTTTGGAAGTAGGCTGCATCAATAA
- a CDS encoding phosphate propanoyltransferase, which produces MSEKLVPVGISARHVHVSREHLDILYGKDYQLTVKKDLSQPGQFASNETVDLVTEKSTFKNVRILGPERKETQVELSMTDAMKLRLKAPVRDSGDIKGSPGLTIVGPQGSVKIEEGVIVACRHIHMTPADAEAFGVKDKEIVKVKCEGERALVFDKVLIRVNDQYKLEMHVDTDEGNAALLSNNVTLELVK; this is translated from the coding sequence ATGTCTGAAAAACTAGTTCCAGTAGGTATTTCTGCCCGTCACGTACATGTATCACGTGAACATCTTGATATTCTATATGGTAAAGATTATCAACTCACTGTTAAGAAAGACTTATCCCAACCTGGACAATTTGCTAGTAATGAAACAGTAGATTTAGTCACTGAAAAGAGTACATTTAAAAATGTGCGAATTTTAGGCCCAGAGCGTAAGGAAACCCAGGTAGAATTATCAATGACTGATGCTATGAAATTAAGGTTAAAGGCGCCGGTTCGCGACTCGGGCGATATCAAAGGCTCTCCTGGCCTAACTATCGTAGGACCTCAAGGATCAGTTAAGATTGAAGAAGGCGTTATTGTTGCATGTCGTCATATTCATATGACTCCTGCAGATGCTGAGGCATTCGGTGTAAAGGACAAAGAGATTGTTAAGGTTAAGTGCGAAGGTGAGCGCGCATTAGTATTTGATAAAGTATTAATCCGTGTTAATGATCAGTATAAATTAGAGATGCATGTTGATACAGATGAAGGAAATGCTGCTCTGCTAAGTAACAATGTTACATTAGAATTGGTTAAATAG
- a CDS encoding anaerobic C4-dicarboxylate transporter, with the protein MISLQILVILGCLLLGTRYGGMGLGLIGGIGLFILTFVFGLQPGKPPIDVMLTILAVIGCASVLQTAGGLNVMMQFAERLLRKHPAYVTILAPITTWSLTFLCGTGHVVYTMFPIIYDIAIKQNIRPERPMAVASVSAQMGICASPVSVAVVSMVSMLGAAHGIGKPIGIIELLSVAIPASFLGVLAAAAWSLRRGKDLDKDEEFQAKINDPKQKSYVYGESQTLLNQKFPKEAYWATWIFFAAIAIVVAFGAFPELRPSFGVPGKMKPLSMNLVIQMLMLIAGAIILITCKVDSRDVSNGTVFKAGAVAIISVFGVAWMADTFFGAHFTLLKAALAGVVVSHPWTYAIVLFLTSKLVNSQAAALAAIAPLGISLGVDPKMMIAFFPAAYGYFVLPTYPSDLACIGFDRSGTTRIGKYIVNHSFLMPGFIGVGTGCIIGYLLVALFM; encoded by the coding sequence ATGATTTCTTTGCAAATTTTAGTTATATTGGGTTGCTTACTACTTGGCACTCGGTACGGAGGTATGGGGCTAGGTCTAATTGGCGGTATTGGTCTTTTTATACTTACTTTTGTTTTTGGTTTACAGCCGGGAAAACCGCCCATCGATGTTATGTTAACCATCCTGGCGGTAATCGGCTGTGCTTCTGTATTGCAAACGGCTGGTGGACTTAACGTAATGATGCAATTTGCTGAACGTCTTCTCCGCAAGCATCCAGCCTATGTAACTATACTGGCTCCTATAACAACTTGGTCACTGACTTTCTTATGTGGTACTGGTCATGTTGTATACACTATGTTCCCTATAATTTATGATATCGCAATCAAGCAAAACATTCGCCCAGAACGCCCTATGGCAGTCGCATCTGTATCGGCCCAAATGGGAATTTGTGCATCGCCGGTGTCAGTTGCCGTTGTTTCCATGGTATCAATGCTGGGAGCAGCTCATGGCATAGGTAAACCGATCGGAATTATTGAATTGTTGTCAGTTGCTATTCCGGCCTCATTTCTAGGTGTTCTAGCTGCCGCTGCTTGGAGCCTTCGCCGCGGTAAAGATCTCGATAAAGATGAAGAATTTCAAGCAAAAATTAATGATCCTAAACAAAAGTCATATGTGTATGGTGAATCTCAAACTCTGTTAAACCAAAAATTTCCTAAAGAAGCTTATTGGGCGACATGGATTTTCTTTGCCGCAATTGCTATAGTAGTTGCTTTCGGCGCATTTCCCGAATTACGTCCCTCGTTTGGAGTCCCTGGAAAAATGAAGCCACTTTCTATGAATTTAGTTATCCAGATGTTGATGCTGATTGCTGGTGCGATAATATTGATCACTTGCAAAGTTGATTCCCGAGATGTTTCTAATGGTACAGTATTTAAGGCTGGGGCAGTCGCTATTATCTCTGTCTTTGGCGTAGCTTGGATGGCCGACACATTTTTTGGAGCCCATTTTACACTGTTAAAAGCCGCTCTAGCCGGAGTTGTTGTTAGTCACCCTTGGACATATGCTATCGTATTGTTTTTAACTTCAAAACTAGTTAACAGCCAAGCAGCCGCACTAGCAGCAATTGCTCCGCTAGGAATTAGCCTTGGTGTAGATCCTAAGATGATGATAGCGTTCTTCCCCGCGGCATATGGCTATTTTGTATTGCCAACTTACCCAAGCGACTTAGCTTGTATTGGTTTTGATCGCTCAGGAACAACCCGTATTGGAAAATACATCGTTAATCATAGCTTTTTAATGCCTGGCTTTATCGGTGTCGGCACAGGCTGTATTATCGGATATCTCCTTGTAGCTTTATTTATGTAA
- a CDS encoding 4Fe-4S binding protein, giving the protein MPRPVFNEERCKGCGLCTKVCAKKIVVISNKFNSKGYRPASCSDESKCIGCLLCAKACPDLVIEIHK; this is encoded by the coding sequence ATGCCGAGACCTGTGTTTAATGAGGAAAGATGTAAAGGTTGTGGACTGTGCACTAAGGTTTGTGCAAAAAAGATTGTTGTAATATCTAATAAATTTAACAGTAAAGGCTATCGTCCTGCCAGTTGCTCTGATGAGTCTAAATGTATTGGCTGTTTACTGTGCGCTAAGGCTTGTCCAGACCTTGTGATTGAGATTCATAAATAA
- a CDS encoding tyrosine-type recombinase/integrase — MSSNDKSFVLRKNNFIQNNNKLSIKSKKRLQKSKADNTLRAYESDWLDFYDWCSHHNLQSLPAEPETIINYINDLADHAKANTISRRLSAISENHKAAGYVDDNPCRGGLVRNALDAIKREKGTMQRGKAPILMEDLQNIVSFFDSTDIAGIRDKALLLTGFMGAFRRSELVKIDIEDLTFTREGVIILVEKSKGDQEGQGEQVAIPYSSDPNICAVTALKYWIHSAFLDSGPLFRPVNKYKQVRDRRLSNQSVALIVKKYAALAGFNADNFAGHSLRRGFATTAAQYDVDERSIMQQTRHKSEKMVRRYIEQGNLFKNNALNKMF, encoded by the coding sequence ATGAGTAGCAATGACAAGTCTTTCGTTTTACGCAAAAATAATTTTATTCAAAACAACAATAAGCTTTCGATAAAGAGTAAAAAGCGTTTACAAAAATCTAAAGCTGATAATACATTGCGTGCATATGAATCAGACTGGTTGGACTTTTATGACTGGTGCTCACACCATAATTTGCAATCGTTACCAGCGGAACCAGAAACGATTATTAATTATATTAATGATCTAGCCGACCATGCCAAAGCTAATACTATATCTCGACGGCTAAGCGCGATATCAGAAAATCATAAAGCTGCCGGGTATGTTGACGATAATCCATGTCGTGGCGGTCTCGTTAGAAATGCACTTGATGCAATTAAGCGCGAAAAAGGCACTATGCAACGTGGTAAAGCGCCTATCTTAATGGAAGATTTACAAAATATTGTTTCATTCTTTGATAGCACGGATATTGCTGGAATCCGGGATAAAGCCCTACTACTTACCGGTTTCATGGGAGCTTTTCGACGGTCTGAACTAGTCAAAATTGATATTGAAGACCTAACTTTCACTCGGGAAGGAGTAATCATTCTCGTTGAAAAATCTAAAGGCGATCAGGAAGGTCAAGGCGAACAAGTTGCTATTCCTTATAGCTCAGATCCTAATATATGTGCAGTCACCGCGTTAAAATATTGGATACACAGCGCTTTCTTAGATTCAGGCCCTCTATTCCGCCCAGTTAATAAATATAAACAGGTTAGAGATAGACGATTAAGCAATCAATCTGTAGCGCTAATAGTAAAGAAATATGCCGCGCTTGCTGGTTTTAATGCAGATAATTTCGCTGGACATAGTTTACGACGTGGTTTTGCAACAACTGCCGCTCAGTATGATGTTGACGAGCGCTCCATAATGCAACAAACGCGTCATAAATCAGAAAAAATGGTGCGTAGATACATAGAACAAGGTAATTTATTCAAAAATAATGCTTTGAATAAAATGTTTTAA
- a CDS encoding 2-oxoacid:ferredoxin oxidoreductase subunit gamma, whose protein sequence is MTYEMIMSGFGGQGIMLMGQLMTYAGMIEEKNVSWIPSYGPEMRGGTAYCSVIVSGEPIGAPMVSEPNIVVAMNLPSLDKFEPVLRPGGTLIINSSLIGRDAKRTDIKVCKIPANDIANELGNTKVTNMVVLGAIVAATSAVEIDSVLKAFAKMFAKKPKLLEINEKALYRGANYIKKNC, encoded by the coding sequence ATGACATACGAAATGATCATGTCGGGATTTGGCGGCCAAGGTATTATGCTTATGGGGCAACTAATGACATATGCAGGCATGATTGAAGAAAAGAATGTTTCATGGATACCTTCTTATGGCCCTGAGATGCGCGGAGGAACAGCGTACTGCTCGGTAATAGTATCTGGCGAGCCCATTGGCGCTCCGATGGTATCCGAGCCTAATATTGTAGTAGCTATGAATTTGCCTTCTTTGGACAAATTTGAGCCTGTGCTGCGTCCAGGTGGTACCTTAATAATTAATAGCTCTTTAATTGGAAGAGATGCAAAGAGAACGGACATAAAGGTGTGTAAAATACCGGCTAATGATATTGCTAATGAACTTGGCAATACTAAAGTAACAAATATGGTTGTTTTAGGCGCTATTGTAGCTGCAACATCTGCAGTTGAAATTGATTCCGTCCTGAAAGCCTTTGCCAAAATGTTTGCTAAGAAGCCAAAATTATTGGAGATAAATGAAAAAGCGCTTTATCGCGGGGCGAATTATATTAAGAAAAATTGTTGA
- a CDS encoding 2-oxoglutarate oxidoreductase, whose amino-acid sequence MTEKLFARPKSLADVSTHYCPGCHHGIIHRLVAEVIDELNVQEKAIGVAPVGCSVLCYDYFNFDMLEAAHGRAPATATGVKRVHPDAVVFSYQGDGDLAAIGTAEIVHAAARGERITTVFVNNAIYGMTGGQMAPTTLVDQVTTTSPYGRNPDFAGQPIKMSELLATLDGAKYIARVAVNNPANMTRAKKAIKQAFEIQLKGLGFSLVEVLSICPTNWGMSPLEAVQWLEDKMIPYYPLGVLKSPEEVAK is encoded by the coding sequence ATGACTGAAAAACTATTTGCCAGGCCTAAATCTTTAGCTGATGTATCAACCCATTATTGTCCTGGTTGTCACCATGGTATTATTCATCGTTTAGTTGCAGAGGTTATTGATGAGCTTAACGTGCAAGAAAAAGCAATAGGTGTAGCGCCTGTCGGTTGTTCAGTTTTATGTTACGACTATTTTAATTTTGACATGCTCGAGGCTGCCCATGGAAGGGCGCCTGCCACTGCTACTGGTGTGAAGCGGGTACACCCTGATGCCGTTGTTTTTTCTTATCAAGGAGATGGAGATCTTGCTGCAATCGGAACGGCTGAAATTGTTCATGCTGCTGCACGAGGTGAAAGGATCACTACAGTGTTTGTAAACAACGCTATCTATGGTATGACAGGTGGCCAAATGGCGCCGACTACTCTTGTTGATCAAGTTACTACAACATCGCCTTATGGCCGTAATCCGGATTTCGCTGGCCAACCAATAAAAATGTCTGAATTGCTGGCTACGCTTGATGGGGCAAAATATATTGCGCGAGTAGCAGTAAACAACCCGGCCAATATGACCAGAGCCAAAAAGGCAATTAAACAGGCGTTTGAAATTCAATTAAAAGGTTTAGGATTCTCTCTGGTTGAGGTTTTATCAATATGTCCGACTAACTGGGGTATGAGCCCATTAGAAGCCGTTCAATGGCTGGAGGACAAAATGATTCCGTATTACCCGTTGGGTGTACTCAAATCACCAGAGGAGGTAGCAAAATGA
- a CDS encoding sensor domain-containing diguanylate cyclase — translation MIETLIPAAMFKAVMSVVQGAIIVITNEGRIVYAYTSDPSRPVLKHCINQDFKRCLNFLFSAETANAVFAAYYSCQESEGSPGALRIKHITVHGLVEYFELKFVPIAEDSGTVAFIHNITESVLIEEEFTSMSEQYESLNRELCIAVSNLDFHLMDIEQAHKKVAALYRITSIVQRTVNEREVLEEILDGITRELNFDNVSLLLLDEYTNELRITAFRGHLDASIKVPVGKGITGSAVQSRELIYVDNVKNDPRYIDGGNNCISEVAVPLIVQDKVVGVLNIDINDGRTLQPYYLDLLRSLASQIAMTIAHANHVATVELQAITDGLTGLYDYRYFRAILDQELKRTIRYNRPLSLIMVDIDYFKHYNDNNGHRAGDEALCIVASLIRNCCRDVDFAVRYGGEEFAILLPETKIGEAEVLAERLRKSIAEHYFKNEETQPNGKLTISVGVAGYPHDAVTALELIDHADSALYQAKVFRNTICAYN, via the coding sequence ATGATAGAAACACTAATTCCTGCAGCAATGTTCAAAGCTGTTATGAGCGTTGTCCAGGGAGCCATAATTGTTATTACTAATGAGGGTAGGATAGTTTATGCATATACTTCCGACCCATCAAGACCTGTATTAAAGCATTGCATAAATCAGGACTTTAAGAGGTGTTTAAATTTTCTGTTTTCTGCTGAAACAGCTAACGCTGTATTTGCAGCTTATTATAGCTGTCAAGAATCAGAAGGCTCACCGGGTGCTTTGAGGATTAAGCATATAACTGTTCATGGCCTTGTAGAATATTTTGAATTGAAATTTGTTCCTATTGCTGAAGACAGTGGCACAGTTGCATTTATTCATAATATCACCGAAAGTGTACTTATTGAAGAAGAATTTACTTCTATGTCAGAACAATACGAGTCGCTTAATCGTGAGCTATGTATCGCTGTATCGAACTTGGACTTTCATCTTATGGACATAGAGCAGGCTCACAAAAAGGTTGCAGCATTATATCGAATTACTTCTATTGTTCAAAGGACTGTAAATGAGCGAGAAGTTCTGGAAGAAATCTTAGATGGTATAACTCGCGAGCTTAATTTTGATAATGTTTCCTTATTGTTGCTAGACGAATACACTAATGAGTTAAGGATAACTGCTTTTCGTGGGCACCTAGATGCTTCAATTAAAGTACCAGTAGGAAAGGGAATTACAGGATCTGCCGTCCAATCACGTGAATTGATTTATGTAGATAATGTTAAAAATGATCCTAGATATATTGATGGTGGAAATAATTGCATAAGTGAAGTGGCAGTACCGTTAATTGTTCAAGATAAGGTTGTTGGCGTTTTAAATATTGATATTAATGACGGCAGGACATTGCAACCTTATTATTTAGACTTGCTAAGATCATTAGCTAGTCAAATTGCCATGACGATTGCTCATGCCAATCATGTTGCCACAGTAGAATTACAAGCTATAACTGATGGGTTGACAGGACTTTATGACTACCGTTACTTTAGAGCTATCTTAGATCAAGAGTTGAAAAGAACTATTAGGTACAATCGTCCGCTATCTTTAATTATGGTAGATATTGATTATTTTAAACACTATAACGATAATAACGGTCACCGGGCTGGAGATGAAGCTTTATGTATTGTAGCATCACTTATTCGTAACTGCTGCCGTGATGTTGATTTTGCCGTTAGATACGGTGGAGAAGAATTTGCGATTTTATTACCTGAGACCAAAATAGGAGAGGCTGAAGTTCTGGCTGAAAGATTACGCAAATCAATTGCTGAACACTATTTTAAAAATGAAGAAACCCAGCCTAACGGAAAATTAACGATTAGCGTTGGAGTTGCCGGCTATCCCCATGACGCTGTTACAGCTCTCGAATTAATTGACCATGCTGATTCAGCTCTATATCAGGCTAAAGTTTTCCGTAATACAATATGCGCCTATAATTAG